A single window of Sphingobium sp. SCG-1 DNA harbors:
- a CDS encoding GlxA family transcriptional regulator, giving the protein MAERVRIRAEIGLMLYDNCQSAMVYGITDLFSIASQLATDRGGLPLRVSHWALGDNGGFSRLFDTHPDQAGSPEILIVPGRLTGPAGAEEAAPYARWLLDRHAQGATLASNCGGAFLLAATGLLAGRPATTHWLFADQFRERFPDVRMEPDKMVIEDGDIITAGGLMAWTDLGMRIVDRLLGPTVMIETGKFLLVDPSGREQRHYSSFAPRLTHGDGAILKVQHWLQGRAEKTVSVPEMANTAGLEERTFLRRFKAATGLKPVEYVQNLRVGKARELLEFTRRSVEQIAWAVGYEDATAFRRIFHRILGLSPGEYRSRFSSKTELQVAA; this is encoded by the coding sequence ATGGCAGAGAGGGTGCGCATCAGGGCCGAGATCGGCCTCATGCTCTATGATAACTGCCAGTCAGCGATGGTCTATGGCATCACGGATCTTTTCTCGATCGCTTCGCAATTGGCCACTGACCGGGGAGGGTTGCCGCTGCGCGTCAGTCACTGGGCGCTAGGCGACAACGGCGGCTTTTCTCGCCTGTTCGATACGCACCCGGATCAGGCGGGCAGCCCTGAAATCCTGATCGTGCCCGGCCGCCTGACGGGTCCGGCCGGTGCGGAGGAAGCGGCCCCCTATGCGCGCTGGCTGCTCGACCGGCACGCGCAGGGGGCAACGCTCGCGTCCAATTGCGGCGGCGCGTTCCTGCTCGCCGCGACAGGCCTTCTTGCCGGGCGACCCGCGACGACACACTGGCTCTTTGCCGACCAGTTTCGCGAGCGCTTCCCCGACGTCCGCATGGAACCCGACAAGATGGTGATCGAGGATGGCGATATCATCACTGCGGGCGGCCTGATGGCGTGGACGGACCTTGGCATGCGGATCGTCGACCGGCTATTGGGGCCGACGGTCATGATCGAGACCGGCAAGTTCCTGCTCGTCGACCCCTCTGGCCGGGAACAGCGTCACTATAGCAGCTTCGCGCCTCGCCTAACCCATGGCGACGGAGCCATATTGAAGGTTCAGCACTGGCTGCAAGGAAGGGCGGAAAAGACAGTGAGCGTGCCGGAAATGGCCAACACCGCCGGGCTTGAGGAGCGAACCTTCCTGCGCCGGTTTAAGGCGGCGACCGGCCTGAAGCCAGTCGAATATGTCCAGAACCTGCGCGTCGGCAAGGCGCGGGAACTGCTGGAATTCACCAGGAGATCCGTGGAGCAGATCGCCTGGGCCGTCGGCTATGAGGATGCGACGGCGTTCCGCCGTATCTTTCACCGCATTCTGGGGTTGTCGCCGGGCGAGTATCGTAGCCGCTTTTCCAGCAAGACGGAACTTCAGGTGGCGGCCTGA
- the fixJ gene encoding response regulator FixJ: MEQCWVLRCRALARKGYTMPSDPIVYIIDDDESVRHSLEFLLDVAGIRVRSFSSADAFLKSSPPLAEACVVTDMRMPGMSGVELAENLGGKAARVPVIVVTGHADVPLAIRAMKAGVADFIEKPFDDEVMLAAIRNALARHNDKETAIAERQAVLDRIGTLSPREREVMDGLVAGQANKAIAYDLEISARTIEVYRANVMMKMHAKTLSDLVRMVTIARLA; the protein is encoded by the coding sequence GTGGAGCAGTGTTGGGTTTTACGCTGCCGCGCGTTAGCGAGGAAGGGCTATACGATGCCGAGTGATCCTATCGTCTACATCATCGACGACGATGAAAGCGTCCGCCATTCGCTCGAATTCCTCCTTGATGTTGCCGGCATTCGCGTCCGCTCCTTTTCCTCGGCTGATGCCTTCCTCAAGTCATCGCCTCCGCTCGCCGAAGCCTGCGTTGTCACCGACATGCGCATGCCCGGTATGAGTGGCGTCGAGCTCGCCGAGAATTTAGGGGGCAAAGCGGCTCGCGTCCCCGTAATCGTTGTGACTGGCCACGCCGACGTGCCGCTGGCGATTCGGGCGATGAAAGCGGGCGTCGCTGACTTCATTGAGAAACCGTTCGACGATGAGGTTATGCTCGCCGCCATTCGCAATGCCTTGGCGCGGCACAACGACAAGGAAACGGCCATCGCCGAACGGCAGGCTGTACTCGACCGCATCGGCACCCTGAGCCCCCGGGAACGAGAAGTTATGGACGGCCTAGTTGCAGGACAAGCCAACAAAGCGATTGCCTACGATCTGGAAATCAGCGCCCGGACAATTGAGGTTTATCGCGCCAACGTGATGATGAAAATGCACGCCAAAACCCTGTCGGACTTGGTGAGAATGGTAACCATAGCGCGGCTGGCATAA